The Populus alba chromosome 6, ASM523922v2, whole genome shotgun sequence genomic interval TCTTTCTTGCAAAAGTGCGAGGTGGAACTTGTACTCTTGCTGTCTCAGACTCAAATGACATTGTGGTCCATCGAGCGAAATACCTTCTTGAAAATGGATTTGGTTGTTATAATGTATTCAAGAACAACTGTGAAGATTTCGCTATTTATTGCAAAACTGGCCTGCTTATTGTGGATCAAGGAACATTGGGACAGAGTGGCCAAGCAGCATCCATCATAGGGGGGCCTCTTGCAGCTGTTCTATCTACACCAACGCGTCTTGTGACCACCAATATTTATGGGATGGCAGCAACAGCTGTCGGGGTTTATTGCGCTAGCAGGTATGCTGCTGATATTGGCATGAGGAGGGATGTAGTGAAGGTGTCAGCAGAGGATTTGACAAGGAGGCTTGCAACAGGCCTTCTCCAGGTGATTGAACCCCAAATTTCAGTGGCACCAATCCAAGCGATTCAATAGCTCACCCCCAGTAAGCatatgaaaattatattattcttgaTCTGGTCAATAAATGGTCTGGGACTCTTTAAGGATCCCTCTACATGAGAAAACGCTGTAACATTGACAATTTGTTCCATGGTAAGCACTGATTTGGAAACACTAATTAAAAGCCGGCTTTTGTCTGATCCATGCACTTGTGTGTTGTAATATATTGTTGCCGTTTTAAGAGGCATCCTATCTGACTATGTTTTGAGCTTTCTTATACTTTCTACTCGAATGCTGCGATTTCCATTTTTATGAAGTGCTACGAAGCTGGTATCCTCTCATTCTGTAGCTTAGGGATTCTGCTCGATCCTTTGTTGTAACCCGCTAAGATGGTGTTGAACAAAAATACAACTAAAGGGCAATGGAAGTGATTTGTATCGAACACCACTCAAGGGAAAGATTGTTTCCACCGGGATGGATCCTATATACAGAAAACATTATCAGAACTCCTCACACGTCGGTATTTTTGCAAGTTCTATGATGGCACAATGTTCATTCAACCCTTCCAATTGCTCGTTTCCAAACCAGTGTGATACACCAGTTGCCCTGTTCTAGGAGCAACAAACGCATAACGCAAGAGCAGAATGCTTGCCTCTTTTCTGTAGAGATGACTGACGTCTTTCCCGTTATTTTTCCAGAGAGAGACGAAATCTTGGCCTTGTTAAAagcaatcaaaatatatttaaaccaCCCTGCAGCAGCCTGGCAATAATCAGTAATCTGATACAAAATTGAAATACCGCAAGGGATATATATTCCATATTACAAACAACACTTCAGCTCGATATATATCCCAACGGGCAATGAGGGATCGACTACATTAAATACGAACACATCATATGGATGTCAGCAAAACTAAACAGTTAGAAGCTTCCTTCGAAGACTTCAAAGACTCCAACATTGAACCATATCTTTCCATTTTATTGATCTCCTAAACAAGTAGAACTGCATTTATACAACCATCATTCTCTGGGTTATTTGTTACTTGAGCATACTTCCCTGCATCGACACCATAGAAATGCCAAATTAGCAAAAGTAGTCGAAAGATGTGATTACAATTTAAACAATATCTGCAGTGAAACCAGGTTTGACAGGCCAGACTCACCCCATACAACTTTACCAGCTGGTGTGACAAGACCTAATTCACTAACATTCACCTGAAATTtagaatgatgaaaaaataagttcacACTCCCCAAACAAGGAATATAACTATATCATGGGCTCATAGAAATAAAATGACATTTGatatgtttgtgtgtgttttacCTCAATGATAGTGCCCTTAGTGATAACACCAAGAGATGTGTATGTAGGACCATTAGGGTTTTTCTTTACTCCAATGATCTCAAGGTTGAAGGTGCACTTGAGTTCAGGGTGTGTAACATGAGCCTTAGTAAATCGCAACCCAGTAGGACGAATAAAACGCTCATACTTGGGAGGTTTTCTTGTAAAACCTGGTCCCACAAATGTGGCCTTCGTGACCATTCTCTTCCACTGCTTGGCTGCAAAAGAAAGCCAGCAACATTAGGGTGGTTCTAGGTTATCATCCCTAGGATGTTTTTACATAATACAAAAAACTAATCCTCAAATGTATGTGAAAACATTATCTTTGTACCATAAGCACATGAACACAAGCCTCATGGATgggaaaaaaacatgtttacaaAGTGTTTGGGACAAAAGGCAGGATTtcttttacttaattatttctAATCTGTGAACTAATAGTTCATTACCCCACTTCCCTAACTAACCACAGCCTTCATTGCATATAATACAAATTCAGGTATCAAATTATGTTTATCTACAAGCCAATAGTTTGTTAACCCACATTCCTAACTGACCACAAGTTGAATTGAATGTTATCCACATTCAGGTGCAATTGCAAATGTCTAATAAGAAGAGCAGCTTAatgtagaaaggaaaaaacttggTGAAAAGCTTACTCTTCCGTTTGCCAGATCGAATAACTTTAAACATTTCATCCTCTGCAACAGGCCTCacctaaagaaagaaaaggcctTCCAGTGAGatactaataataattcaagGTAACAAGCAACAGCATACACGAACAATAACTCATGGTGGAGAATAAGTCAGAGAAGCACATTATGGAGGTGCTAAGGAAAAAATTGAACTCCATCTTACCTTGGGTAGAGGGACCTCCCATTTTCCAGCCTTCTCTTTCCTCTTTTGCTTTATACTGTTGCTAAGAATCTACTTGAAGCACCAAGTCACATATTTTATCTCAGAACATGTAGGAACAAGAGAGATGATTTGTAGTCATATCAGCCAAAAAGCATCAAGAACTTTACCTTTGCTCGTGTAGTGTTTTCACGATCCAAAAGATAGGCAGGAACAGCTCCATCTTGAACGTCATCATCCACCTTGCGCCTAGATGTTGACTCCTCATGCATAGCCAATCTGTTAACATAATACAAAATTATCCACATGCAAAACTGTCAATAACTGCTTGCTTCATAAAGAAGAGATTGTGTAAAAAGTACCTAGACAATGTTGACATCCCAATGCTGCATAACTACATAACCACAAGCTATATATGGAAAAAACCAATTTGACAAGCAAATATAACTACACCAATTCATTTCTTTTGCATGTAttccaaccaaaacttcaacaaaTTTTGAAACAGAAAAATAGAGGATAAAGCGAGAGAAGTACGCTCAAAGGTAAACACAAAAGCTTTGCCAAAAACTCTAAAAGGACacagctataaaataaaattccccTGCTGAAAGGGAAATACAGCAAAGCTGATAAATACCCACATGGTTTGCTTGAGCACTTTGCCTTTCACCTTTAGATCAGcattaagaaggaaaaaaaaactgctcAACAAGCATCACAatgagaaatgaaaaacaactgaaaactttaaatttgatttgcaCTGCTATCCCAGTAAGAACAAGTACAAGTAATAATTTCAACACTACAAAAAGCACACACCAATAAGCTGGCAGAGCACAAACATAGTAGTCTTGTATGATCAAACTTAACTACCAACAATTCAGATTGGTCTGCACACAATACAGAAGATGGagcaaaaatgaaagaaaagactAACGTTTTCTTCATGAGAGCCTTCTCAGCATAATTTTTCTTCGCGATCATCTTTCCTTTAATACCCAATGCCTGTTCCCATCCAACCACAAAACAGCAATAACACtcgcattaataaaaaaaaaaaaaagtaaactcaagaaagaaaaaaaagtgtaagAACAAAGAAGACCTTCTGGGCTCTCTCAGAGTGTTTGTGGACTTCACGCGCCTCCTTCTTGCGCTTGCGCTCGAAGTGGTCGAGGCGGTATCCATGCCTCTTCCTGTGCAACTCTATGTAATCTCCTTGCGGCtacacaaaataaatcaatcaatcaaactAAATCCTTCTTAATCAATCAATGAAGA includes:
- the LOC118027949 gene encoding uncharacterized protein, encoding MPQGDYIELHRKRHGYRLDHFERKRKKEAREVHKHSERAQKALGIKGKMIAKKNYAEKALMKKTLAMHEESTSRRKVDDDVQDGAVPAYLLDRENTTRAKILSNSIKQKRKEKAGKWEVPLPKVRPVAEDEMFKVIRSGKRKTKQWKRMVTKATFVGPGFTRKPPKYERFIRPTGLRFTKAHVTHPELKCTFNLEIIGVKKNPNGPTYTSLGVITKGTIIEVNVSELGLVTPAGKVVWGKYAQVTNNPENDGCINAVLLV
- the LOC118027950 gene encoding protein LEAD-SENSITIVE 1: MGLLSNRISKESLKPGDHIYSWRTAYIYAHHGIYIGDDKVVHFTRRGQEVGTGTVLDVLLLSSGPARSTVPCPNCTMQQDGHGVILSCLNCFLAGGILYRFEYAVNPALFLAKVRGGTCTLAVSDSNDIVVHRAKYLLENGFGCYNVFKNNCEDFAIYCKTGLLIVDQGTLGQSGQAASIIGGPLAAVLSTPTRLVTTNIYGMAATAVGVYCASRYAADIGMRRDVVKVSAEDLTRRLATGLLQVIEPQISVAPIQAIQ